In Fragaria vesca subsp. vesca linkage group LG1, FraVesHawaii_1.0, whole genome shotgun sequence, the sequence AAGTATGGCACCAGTGTGATTGAACCCACATGATATATGTAAAGCTTTCAAATTCTCCCCGAACTTAACCCTTGTAGGTTTTACGTAGTCAACATCAGTTCCGTGACCCTGTTTATGAGAATAACCGATAACAGTATTAATTTAAACTCTATGATCTCAAAGAAATATCTGATGAGCTTACTGGGTCAAAACTAACCTAAGAAACATCTGAATCCAAGAGCAATCAAATGCCCAAGTAAGATGTAACTCTAGACACATTCATTGCACCGAGCAAAGAAGACAATAAACATACCTTTCGAAAAAGAATAAATCGCTATATAGAGAGATTGACTAGGAGTTGCATTCTGGCAACTCTCACACACCTCACCTCTGACCACCCAACCAATATGTGGGTAGGAAATATATTCTACTATGTTATGTCCAATGTAATATATAAACACACGAGAGACCAAACAAAACCATTGGTCATAAAAAAGGAAGTTGATAGCAAGTATGCATGAAAATTAGCTAGTGTTTCCTTTTTACTCATGTGGCTTGGTAAACTAATAACGGTATAGTTCCTTAATATTTTCTTAAAAACACAATCAGTGAAACTCCACTGAGATGTAAGTATGAAATATTGACCTCAAGAAGCATAAATAGCTCTCATTCATTGAGAAACAACCAAAAAGGAGAGAAAGCTCAATATCTTACAAAACAAACTGTAAAATTTTGGCTACATACGTGCCTCTTGGTAAAACTTTATATGATAAATTGATTGGTGTTACGTACAATTTTTCTTGCAATGTTTACTGGGTTACTGAATGTCAGCAGACAAGATGTTTATGTAAAGCATGTACTAAAGGGACTCAAGAGGCATTTATTTCATTTGCTTTTCATCTTTTCCAATCCAAATCATGCAAATCCTAATGTAAAATAAGCACTAAATCAAAAGGGACCAAAACTATTTGTAAAAGTGAATAAACAGGTGCTCATAAAGCTGTTCTCAAGAGGTCGATTTTCACTAAAAGAGTAGGCTGTGTTTACTTGCCGTTGTTCTATATTCACCAAGACATCCGAGGTTCTCACTATTTGTCAACACACCACAATAATTAACATTCATAACATTTCTTCCTACTGTTCGGCCAAAATTTGGTATGTACATAAGAACCATGATTATAACACAGCCGATAAGTGATAAGTATATAGAAGAGCTGAAAACAAACCAGTTGTCCTCCAGAAGAATGCCCTTCTTCAGAAAATGTTCCGTGCGAACCTCCCCAACCCCATGTGAAGATATTGCGTCCTGTTATCAAACACAAGTTAACACTATTTACTCCAGGAAGAGAAATACTACTGCATCAAATTGTGACAACAGTGCATCACAATATAAACATCAAATACATTTTTAATAAAATTCGGGAGTACCAAGAAGCGGACACCACATTATAATGAAATAATTAAGCTATCCGAAAAACCAAGAATAATAATGGAGCCAACTTCAGTAGATTGTTGCATGAATGGCTTCTATGAATCAAAGGTTTTGCTTGGATTGTTTGGGAAATATAAGATTTTGGACTAAAATGGACAAGCTGTGACAATACGCTAAAATGGAGGATCTGAATTTCAGCAGCTTAAGCCCTTTAAACATTTCTGTCATGGCGCCCTTTAGACATTTCTGTCATGGCAAGTAGACAAGAGAAAAATTTGGTCTTCAAGGGGTCTATGACAAGATGACCCTTCTCTATAGATTCCAAAGACTATAACCACCTATGTGATGTTCATCCCAATGGAGTTCATGTGTCACGTATGAGAGTGGTCTCATTTATTTTCCAGCCTTTTTCAGTTAGCGGCAGAACATCTAAAAGGAAAGAAATGTAAATCGGGTTAACCTATAGTTAATTGCTTTTTTTCTTAGAGAAGAAGCTTTTTGGGGAAAGGCAAAAGATAAGGTTCTCGACTTCTGGTCATCTATGTGTGCTGGTTATTAACTTTTGAGTTTTTGGTTAAAGGGGAAACTAAACAATTCTGTTTAGAATTAAAGGAGAGCAGGGAGAAGAGGTTTGGGAGGGTAAAGTTTTGAGCTTCACTTCAAAATGTAGGGATGTTTTTTCGTGGCATTCTAGGGAGAGCTGTAGTAATGAAGTTTCTTTTACTGTTTGGTGTCATTCTCTTTCTAATGAACTAATAGGCTTGCACTAAACCTTGACCACCTGTACAGTGGATGCATGTACTTCAGAAGAAACCCTGTCCACCATGTATGTACTTGTTGATTATCAACAAAACTTTTTTATTAAGAAAATGTCAAATATTAAATGTCACATGCTTCTACATCATGAAATTTGATATCAACTATAGAAATGGTGCTTACCAGAAATTGCTGCTGTATGCTTCCAACCACAAGATACCTGTATATGCACATTTGTTGAGGCTATCAGATAAAATTGATATAGCATGTATGCGTTTGTGTACTGTCATAAACTTATCTTCATTCATACGGACCATGTCTCAAGCTCCAAACTCAAAAAAATAAGAGCATCAGGAACTAAAACGTGCCCTATATGAGGAAAAGAATATCTTTGCAAGAAGCCAAAAGGCCAACAGTCTGAATCAAGTTTAGTACAAACCTTGACAACAGCAGATTTCAAGAATGGACCTTGAACTCTTTCAGGCAGATGAAATACATCTGTGGTACTGTAGAACAGAGTACAGTATTAAACCAATAAATCACCCGAACATTAAGCATTCAAAACCATAACCAGCAAACTAAGAGTCTAAGTTTGATCGTTAAAGTAGTAACTATATAAATAGTTGTCATGTGGACGTACCCAATACCAAGGCAACCATTTTCATTTGAACCCCAACTGTAGAGTTCTCCACCACCTAACCAGAACAAAAATAAAAGGGTGAAACAGGATACAACACTTACAGGTTCAAGTGCAAATTGATTATTGGAGTCAATAAAGGAACCAATGATATGGATAGAAAACCCAACAATACTAGTCAAGCATAGCAATCTTGTGATCCCTCTTCCTAACTGAAGTAAACTAAACTATGCTAAAAAGAAGAAACAGAAACGAAAGACTCTAGCATGGCTACACTTCATGACATAAACTTGTTACAATAATGGAGCACACCCTCATAGAGTAACCCTTCATCTTAAAGCAATGAATGATCAGTTTGTAAGGGTTCTTTAGATTATGCTCTCTCATATATCTTCCATCACTCCTTTGAGCATGTGAGCAAGAGCAAGATTTACAGAAAATTTTGAGGGAAAATTTTTTTTTTGAATTGATTAACAGAAAAACAGTTGATTTCCAACAATCAGAATCAATCTGATCACTTGTATTAATGTCACTTTTAGTTCATGCTATCATGATGATGATTGACTTCACTCGAAAGATAATATAATGATAAATTACTTGTTATGGCACATGTGTGATAGCCACCGCATGAGACTTCTTCCGAAAATGGCAGTTTGCCAATCACAGACGGTGCATTTCCATTCTTTTCCTTGGCATTCCCCTATTTTTCCAGTAAAAAAAAAATCATTACATTGGTATAGAAACGATGAGAACTACTTGGGACGGCAACATCTTAATCTCTAATAAGAAGCAGAGCCACTGGGTGGAGAAACTACCCCCTAAGCTGAGTGGGAAAACTACCCCCCTAATAAGCTTTTGAAAGACATAAGAGCTTAATGGGCATCATCAGAAAATAAATGAATTTACTTCTATAAGCTGCCATTTGTAAATTAAAAGGTTGTTATGAAATAAAACAGAATTTGATTACTTACATACAGTAGCATGCGGGGTTCCTTTCATCATTAGGAAAAGTATCGTGAATCAGTTACTGAGGTACTCTTTTCTAATAACTATGGTATTTGGAGACCAAAATTTAAATGCCAACTAACATCTTCTCTACATATAAAAAGAAATTCTAAAACTGGAAATAATGTTCCATTATCGAAAGTAAACCACAAATAAGGCTCCCTTTCCCCCCTTTCCTTCCTACCCTAGCACTCCCCTTTATATTATGCCATCTTTTCCAAGTCAATGATTTTGGGTATTGAAATCTGTACAAGTACAGCTTATTTTCTTTCTCCATTTTTGTTTACAAGTCTTCAATTTAAGCTACAGTTGACCCACTAAAACCAGATCCTATCTGCAACTTACCATTTTGTCCAGTGCTTTTTCACCAAATACGAATACAGATCCATTTTCTGCAAAATGGAAAAGAAAATGATATGAACAAGATCTTTTAGGTTCAGCAGTGAAGAATCCAGAGAACATGATCATAACAAAGGCGAGAAGAATACCATCAACACATGCTGAATGCAGCAATCCAGCAGCAACTTTTATAACCTGTGCACCATCCAGATGAAACAAAATTATATTAGGGAAATTATACTAAAAAATTATTCAGGAAATGAATCAGAAACCTAGAAGTTCAGCAAGTGTTCATACTTTGGTCCCCTCAAGTTTCTTGATAAGCCTTGGTGTATATTCACTGCATCCAAAAACAAAAAGCTTTTAATACAGAAAAGATAAATTGTTACTTTTTATAAGCGAGACGGCCATGCAGGAGCTATTACCAAGATAGGACAATGCATACATTCAAATTTATGCTTTCACTGTTCTTTTTCTTTTCTTCAAAAAGAAACAATTTTTCATTGGTCAAAATGATTGATATGATAAAGGTGGACAACAGATCCACAACAAAGAAATACAACACCAAAAAACAAGAAGGCTACTGCAAAAGCAATTTGCTAGCTCCAAAAAAAACACACTAATGACATATTGAAACAGGCTACAAATGAAAATTTTGTAGGGGGTGTCCCACACAATCTAATTCCCAGTAGAGATTTGTCCTGAAAAACAGACGAAAACTTGACTCTCACACACGTTAACCACCAACCTAGCCTAAGATGCTACTTGAGAAAATGCATGTTACAGATAAATACGACAATAGTTTCTCTCCCTAATATAACTTCCCTCCAACATTCCACATGCATTGCAAGCATCTAATCTTCTCATATTAACATAATAATACTGCATCAACAGTTTATGCCTACTTGTAATCATATAATTCTTCTGACATGCATATTATCAGTCATTTAGTGTGCTGCTTCAATCCCTATTACAATTATATACTAAGATTCTAACACAAAAAAGATTCTATTTGTGCAAAGTAAGCTACTTATCACATCATACCACCTTCTTTTTTTTTTTCAAATTTTAATCTTATTTCCCTTCCCTATAGCTTTTTTAACCATAGCTGTCACTGGCATGGCTAGAGACCATGGTGTCTGAGGCATCACGTTGGCCAAAGCATGATAGAGAGGGGATGCAAGGAAAGAGAACGACAGGCATGTTTCATTCTACAGAAGCTAATAATAATATATTAGGGCAAACAGGCATTACAGATTAATGAGCAAGTTTTCATAGCAAATGAAAACCGATATTATTGCACCAGATTTGTTGTTTTGTGTAGCCATTAGTTATTAACATAAACCACAAAACAGAACAGTGAGTTTCCATGTTGGTTGTGGCGGTTACAAAAACTGAGATCCACCAAGTACCATCACCCGTATGGTATGGTCTATAAATATGCATGGATGAGATCTAATGAGGATCTAAGTTAAGGACTCAACTTGAGAATCACTTATGGGGCCACTCCCTATTTGGTCCCATAATATGAACCATCCAATTTCTAAGATCTGATTCAAGGATCATCCCTGCAAATAAGCAAATAAATAAACAAAGTCATCCAACTATGATCAAATAGAAGACAAACATAATGTTCTTCTGATAAACATATGAACAATCAAATGCCTAAACAATATATAATTTAGACTTTATTTTTTCTTCTTTTATACGACCATGATCCTTGAAGATAGATCTCATATTGGATGTTTCAATCATTGGCCAATTCACAAGTAGGCCTCAACAATGTGGTACCCCAGATAAGTCCTCAACTTAGATCCTTATTAGAACACCTCCGCCACTGCCCATGTTTGTGCACGTGTGTTTGTGTTTATATATTTTTACGTACACATAATATACACACACACACAATATATCAATTCCTCAAGACCAGTCACTCCCAACCCAACAGCATGGCTGTTTGCACGGCTCAATCTATTGAAGAGAATCTATGTTTCACAAAAGTCTTGCATCCAATATTTGTGCCAAATTGAGGTTGATTAGGAAATTTGTAAGTTGTGGACCCTAGACCAACTCTCCAATGGGTAGAATTAGAAAATATGAGTATATGAGTCCAAAAATTGATACTCGAGATCTCAGAGTGCTTTCAAGTGAATTTCTACCAAAATTCTATTAAATTAATCTTTTATTGACAGCATCAATCGGTCTTATATTGCAGGTAGAGGGAATTTCATCACAAACACAGTAAAAGGACGATAGATAGTGGTGTATATTCATACATTGAAGTAATGTAATAAAAGGAAATGAAAACCCACCTGGTACTTCTGAAAATTCCTAAAATGCCTGATTCAGGGGCATGACCAAGTCTTCCAGACCCTTCTCCCCAACTTAAACACTCACCTCCATCTGGTGAGAAAGTATAAATTAGGCTTAAAAATATACTAAGTGACAAAAAAATCAACCACGTGTAGACACCACAACTAAGATAAACTACTGAAATTCTGAAATGTCCATATACCAGTGACAGCCACCGAGTGCTCTGATCCCAAAGCTGCCATCCTAATGGTCATTCCAGCTAAGCATTCAACTTTTGTTGGAATAGAAACTGCTTTTGCTCCCCCTGCGTACGAGGAGAATATAACATTTACAGGAACCAAGTTCCAATAGGCCATTCAATGGCTAAGAAACTATTATTCAGAAAGAAGTGTTTAACTAGAATACAGAGTTGATAACCAGAAACAGAATCAATACAAATCAGAGTTCTTACTCTTTCCGAGGCCAAGCTGCCCATTTGAGTTCTTCCCCCACATGTATAACTCTCCATCTTCTGCAGGAAAAACTGATGTGTAAAAAACATTTCTTTATATTAAAGCTCAGCTAAAGTCACACATCAAGAAAATTCCTCTATATAAAAGCTCGTCGTACATTTTAAACAGTTCAATACTTAAGAAATGCATGTCTATGTCAACCATGACTTTCACTATGCACAAGCATAATTACCAAACTTCTTTTTCTTCTAACAGTTAGTCACTCAACAATGTACAAACATGAACTCAGCATACAATAAGACATTGATAACATCAGAGGAACAGTGGCATCATTTCTAACAAATACAAAGCTGCAACAACCTTTCCTAGCCTCAACAGTACATACGGAAGTTACAAAGCAACTGTTTTTCAAATGATTAATACCTGTAACAGCACAAGAGTGATAATATCCAGTCGAAATTTGCACAACTTGCTTGTCGATTCCCGATACCTCCGCCGGTTCCTACAATATATAACCAACAGAAATCAACACCAGATACACAAAATGTAAGCTAAAAAAATGAAGAATTGATGAGCATACATACAGTGGAATAAGGCACATCACTGGAGACCCCAAGCTGTCCGAAATCATTAAGCCCGGTGGCGAAAACCCGGCCGCCGTCTGTCAAGAACAGAGTGTGAGCTCCGCCGCAAGCAATGGCTTGGAGGCTTTGGTCCCGAAACGCAGAGCAGAGAAGAGGGGTAGGGCTCCACTGAGAGTCCAAGCTCCCTAATCCGAGCCTCCCGTAGTCTCCGTTCCCCCAAACTGCGGCGACTCTCTTCCCTGGCCCGGTGCTCAGCCGCCGTGTCGCCAACTGTAACAACGCCGATTTCGAATTGAAAATCGCCGTCGTCCACATGGTTTCGAGAATTGAGGACCGGATGGTGCCACGTCTCACTAGGAAGAGCCTGAATTCAATTCCTTTGGCCAAAAAAGAGAAGGGGGAGGACTGTAGTAATTATGGGTCTCTCTAGGAAATGCTAAGGAGAACCATCTATAATTATGGGAAGGAGAACTACCTAGTTCTAGTTCTCTGCTGCAACGTAGGAGCTGAAGTTTTCTTGTTTTTTTTTTTTTTTTTTTTTTTCTTTNNNNNNNNNNNNNNNNNNNNNTTTTCTAGCTTTTTTTTTTTTTTTACTTGCGGTCACGTCATAATTCATTAAGGATTAATAACCAACAAAAATCGGTAATTATAGTAACATGGCTTGCGCGCAAAAACGACAAGAGGACTATACCATATTAGCAAATAGCAACTACCAACTTGAGTGTAACCTAAGAACAAGTTCACTCTTTAGGTCAAGATGTCAAATGATGCATAACTAAGATGACCTAATTTTTGAAGCACAAGAAGAGTGTAAGTGGAATCTTGATCATGCTTGGATTTTGCTGAGGCACCAACCAAAGTGGATACAACTAAATCAAGAGCTGAACAACAAAAACAGTAAGAAAAAATCTAAACCTCATATCTCAACATCTTTAGCTATAGGCAGTGATATAGACATTGAGGAAGAAACTAACATTTGCAATCCAGTAGCTAGACCACCAGGTAAGAAAACTGAGAAAAGAAAGCTGAAAGAAACAAGTGATGAGTTGGTTCTAATTGAAAAACTGCATCTAGAGAAAAAAGAAAGAGATGAAAAGAAACTAGCTATTATGAAGGAGAAAATTGAAGTTGATAAAGAGAAATTGAGGGTTAGAAAACTTGAGGTTGATAATAGGAAGTTTGAAGCAGAGATGAGAATCATGTCTATGGATACTTCTAAGATGAACCATGAGGAAAGGGCATACTATTCCAAACTACAAATGAAGATTTTGCAGGGTGACAACTAGAAGTACGAAGACTATCTTATCTTTTGTTTGATGTTTTTCCTTTTGGTGTTTTTTTGTTAGCCAATGTAATGTTTAGAGCACTCTGTGTTCCTTTTGGTTTATTCATTATGTACTGGCCTTGTTATCTTTTATTTAAGGAATGTTGTTATTTCTCACAGTTGGTATTTTGAAAGTTGTTGTGTCACATTGAATTGATCTTCTATTGAACTGGAAGTGAATGTACTTATTCTATTAAATTGAGGCAATATGTGAGTTGTGAGTTTGCAGTAGTACTACTCCTCAGCAGCAAACATCCTCAAATTCTCATCACTACTCTTCATTATTGATTTTGATAAATGTTAAATTAAATTCAAGTTTGACATTTTCATTGGAGATGAGATTAGCCAAGATATGCAAAATTTAAATTTGCCATGTCACATGTCAAAATTTAAATTTGGCAATAAATTTTGACTACATGATTAGAGTTGCTCTTAGCCTAATTTTTCTCTTGTTCGGAGGAGACCAACAACGTACATGCATGGTGGCATAGTGAGAGCTCCAACACGGCAACATCGAACCAAGATCAACTTTCTCCACTGTCACTACAGTCGTCGGACCCATGGTTCTCTTGTTGTGGACCATCGTAGTTAGGGCAGTGGCGTCTCTCTTCTTCCTAGACACTATCGAAAAATCAATTGGAGCTTTTGGAGGGGCTGACATATCCAGGGAGCCTTGGCAACCTTCCGTCACGTGCTCGAGTAACCCACAAACCTTGTAGAAGCCACAAAAATGTTTTTATTTGAACGTGCTCAAAAATCGTCTCAGCCAAAATAATGATGCGTAATCGTTCTTCTGATTTGCGCGGGTGTGCCAACTCGCGGTCTATTGGCTAAGCGAGGTTTTGATCGATCTAACTTCTTCAAAGTGATTGTAGGCCGCGGAAGGAACCGTCTCGGCCTTTAGGCTCCCTTGTCTTTGTTGCAAGGACTTTTAGCTTTTCCACCGATGATGGTTCTACCTTTTTGTTTTGTTTTTGATATAGATTTGCGAGAAGTAAAGCGTGGAAAGTAAAAGAGCAAAATGAAAATTGCATGAAACTTACAAAGCGGAAAGTAATTGCAAGGAATTAAAGTGCATGAATTAAACTTAAAGACGCGAAAGAGTAAATTGCATGGAACTTAAAGACGCGGAAGAGTAAATTGCATGGAACTAAATTGTTGAATGTAAAGAAAGCAATAAAAACAACAAGATAGCTAAGCTAGAGCAAGAATGAAAAGATTGATGTTTGTAGAGAATTTGATGTATTGTATTGAGTTGAGTTGTGTTGGTCAGGAACCCTTTACAATAAACTATATGCCTCCTATATATACTATTACAAACACAAGAATTATCTCTTAGCTGATCTAGGATTCTCTTAGTCTCATCCTATGTTACTATTTTGTGACAATCAAGCTACAATGCACATGGATTCAAATCTGGTCTTTCATGAGAGGACCAAACATATTGAAGTTGATTGTCATTATGTGTGAGAGCAAGTTCAAAGCAAGATAATCTCCACAGTATATACTCGAAGCTAAGATAAACTTGTTGATGTCTTTACAAAGGCTCTGCCTTCTGTCTAATTTTATCAGTTATTATCTAAGCTTGAATCAATCAATATCCTTGATCCAATTTGAGGGTGAGTATTGAAATATATAGTCAGCATAGTACTCTACAGTAGAGAAAATATGGTGTAGTGCTTAACACCTTACCTATTCTACATTAAAGTACGGTGTAGCATGTTGACAACACAATACCTTGTGTAAATGTAAGTCATCCTCCTTACTGTGTAAAGAAGTCAATAGTCATGAGTATGGCTGGTATGGCTTGGTATGTCTAGCTATTTGGGTTAGGCTTGTATATATATACTTAGTTGTAACCTAAATGATTCA encodes:
- the LOC101312576 gene encoding RCC1 and BTB domain-containing protein 2-like, producing MWTTAIFNSKSALLQLATRRLSTGPGKRVAAVWGNGDYGRLGLGSLDSQWSPTPLLCSAFRDQSLQAIACGGAHTLFLTDGGRVFATGLNDFGQLGVSSDVPYSTEPAEVSGIDKQVVQISTGYYHSCAVTVFPAEDGELYMWGKNSNGQLGLGKRGAKAVSIPTKVECLAGMTIRMAALGSEHSVAVTDGGECLSWGEGSGRLGHAPESGILGIFRSTSEYTPRLIKKLEGTKVIKVAAGLLHSACVDENGSVFVFGEKALDKMGNAKEKNGNAPSVIGKLPFSEEVSCGGYHTCAITSGGELYSWGSNENGCLGIGTTDVFHLPERVQGPFLKSAVVKVSCGWKHTAAISGRNIFTWGWGGSHGTFSEEGHSSGGQLGHGTDVDYVKPTRVKFGENLKALHISCGFNHTGAILEYA